From a single Maylandia zebra isolate NMK-2024a linkage group LG3, Mzebra_GT3a, whole genome shotgun sequence genomic region:
- the LOC143416585 gene encoding protein NLRC3-like: MFVKNELKKIQKLLSPDHPETLKSQMEDEEMFEGEDEDERKSCREAFLKITLHFLRRLKQHEMADHLQSKIFAPLCKRELKAQLKKKFQCVFEGIAKAGSPTLLNQIYTELYITEGGTAEVNDEHEVRQIETASRKPDRPETTIRQEDIFKASPGRDEPIRTVLTKGVAGIGKTVLTQKYSLDWAEDKANQDIQFIFPFTFRELNVLKEEKFSLVELVHHFFNQTNESGICRLEDFQVVFILDGLDECRLNLDFNKTKILTETRKSTSLDELLTNLIRGNLLPSARLWITTRPAAANQIPPQCVDMVTEVRGFTDPQKEEYFRKRFRDEEQASRIISHIKKARSLHIMCHIPVFCWITATVLEDVLETREGAELPNTLTEMYIHFLVVQAKVKRIKYDGGAETDPHWSPESRKIIESLGKLAFDQLQKGNLIFYEPDLTECGIDIRAASVYSGVFTQIFKEEKQLYQNKVFCFVHLSVQEFLAALHVHLTFINSGLNLLEEQQTTSMWSKLFDKPKLQSLHQSAVNKALQSLNGHLDLFLRFLLGLSMQTNQTLLRGLLTQTGSSSQTNQEAVQYIKETLSENLSAEKSINLFHCLNELNDRSLVEEIQQSLRSGRLSTDKLSPAQWSALVFILLSSEKDLDVFDLNKYSASEKALLRLLPVVKASKKAL, encoded by the exons atgtttgtgaagaacgagctgaagaagatccagaagcttCTGAGTCCAGATCACCCAGAAACTTTAAAGAGCCAGATGGAGGATGAGGAGATGTTTGAaggtgaggatgaagatgaaagaaagagctGCAGAGAAGCATTTCTGAAGATCACACTCCACTTCTTGAGGAGACTTAAGCAGCATGAGATGGCTGACcatctgcagagca AAATATTTGCTCCACTCTGTAAACGAGAACTTAAAGCccaactgaagaagaagttccagtgtgtgtttgagggcatcgctaaagcaggaagcccaaccctcctgaatcagatctacacagagctctacatcacagagggagggactgcagaggtcaatgatgaacatgaggtcagacagattgaaacagcatccaggaaaccagacagaccagaaacaacaatcagacaagaagacatctttaaagcctcacctggaagagacgaaccaatcagaacagtgctgacaaagggagtggctggcattgggaaaacagtcttaacacagaaatacagcctggactgggctgaagacaaagccaaccaggacatccagttcatatttccattcactttcagagagctgaatgtgctgaaagaggaaaagttcagcttggtggaacttgttcatcacttctttaatcAAACTAACGAATCAGGAATCTGCAggcttgaagacttccaggttgtgttcatacttgatggtctggatgagtgtcgacttaatTTGGACTTCAACAAAACTAAAATCCTGACAGAAAcaagaaagtccacctcattggatgagctgctgacaaacctcatcagAGGGAACCTGCTCCCTTCTGCTCGCCTTTGGATAacaacacgacctgcagcagccaatcagatccctcctcagTGTGTcgacatggtgacagaggtcagagggttcactgacccacagaaggaggagtacttcaggaagagattcagagatgaggagcaggccagcaggatcatctcccacatcaagaaagctcgaagcctccacatcatgtgtcacatcccagtcttctgctggatcactgctacagttctggaggatgtgctggaaaccagagagggagcagagctgcccaacaccctgactgagatgtacatccacttcctggtggttcaggccaaagtcaaGAGGATCaaatatgatggaggagctgagacagatccacactggagtccagagagcaggaagataattgagtctctgggaaaactggcttttgatcagctgcagaaaggaaacctgatcttctatgaaccagacctgacagagtgtggcatcgatatcagagcagcctcagtgtactcaggagtgttcacacagatctttaaagaggagaaacaACTGTACCagaacaaggtgttctgctttgttcatctcagtgttcaggagtttctggctgctcttcatgtccacctgaccttcatcaactctggactcaatctgctggaagaacaacaaacaacGTCCATGTGGTCTAAACTATTTGATAAACCAAAACTCcaatctctccaccagagtgctgtgaacaaggccttacagagtctaaatggacacctggacttgttcctccgcttcctcctgggtctttcaatgcagaccaatcagactctcctacgaggtctgctgacacagacaggaagtagctcacagaccaatcaggaagcagttcagtacatcaaggagacgctcagtgagaatctgtctgcagagaaaagcatcaatctgtttcactgtctgaatgaactgaatgatcgttctctagtggaggagatccaacagtccctgagatcaggacgtctctccacagataaactgtctcctgctcagtggtcagctctggtcttcatcttactgtcatcagaaaaagatctggatgtgtttgacctgaataaatactctgcttcagagaaggctcttctgaggctgctgccagtggtcaaagcctctaaaaaagctctgtaa